From Acyrthosiphon pisum isolate AL4f unplaced genomic scaffold, pea_aphid_22Mar2018_4r6ur Scaffold_16319;HRSCAF=16982, whole genome shotgun sequence:
CAATAACCTTAAAACAACTCGATAGAAATCCAATTTAGATgcataaaagtttttgaaaacattaacaGATTACAGGAAAAAAGAACTGCTATTTCCCATTAGAAGACAAATAAGttggtatacactataatacaaGACAACTCCATAAGaagttatgaaatattatggtacttataattatttaaaaatattatgatccttaaacaaatttaaaaatttcgatAATTAtaagagaatattatatataggattGAGCCTAAGGtacattgttattgttttatatttgcacAGTATTTTTATACCAGATACctgtcctatattatattttattaagttgtataatattgtatttaattttatcgcGGATAATCAATaagatacacaatataatattataatatgaagcggctaatatattattataatcatgtgTTTTTCGAAGCATAAAATATGGGTgcctaattgaaaaaaaaaatatttataaaacaaaataacctCTAGGAACCATCAATACAGAAATACGCACTATATGAAGAacgaattttttgttttattggccaaaaattattaaaatatttatttttacaacgaATAAGAGTTTTGGAATCTATTCCTTTATGTGAGCAATATCAAATGAAACAGCTTTTGAACAATTAATTTCAGTTAATTAAAAAGTATGCAGCGAATAGTATCGTACTacgaattttattattgtacctatagttgtttttaaattgtattacttattatggtTCGTGTTtttctatgatttttaaaactaatattctattataatcgATAAATGATTAAGTAGGTACACCAATTTATGTTGGGTCTAATTTAAAGTTTCAGACCAACAACTAACGACGATtgccttttaaaaatacaagcTGTTTAATTTGAGTAGGTacttgttgaaaaaataaaaaacgcgtTTCTccttaaaaagaataaaaacaaaaacaaatccactttttaaaatgtatagcttTCTCCACGTCAATTATTAACCTAACCGTTATTCTCAGAAATTACCACAGTTTGTATATGGatacacattagtacattacacaATGTTTAATTAGtgattaaatttacttttcgacccataatatattagtcattaaatttattaaacttaaaaacaatttcagaaGCGTGTATAGGTTAGCTGGTTAGGGACTTTGCTTTTGCAACTTATTATTAGACTAAATTAGTGTTAACCGACTggatattaaattcaaacaaataaaactatgGTGATAGGTATtaccctataaaaaaaataaaactcataaacataatattataataaccatatattatataccatgacaacaatattattatgtattgggTGATTCGAAATGCATGCTCACCATTTTATCCCAAAATTATGGATTTATTTAAACTCCGAGttctaaaaatgataaattttccTATTTaagaccatatattatattttacaacatcaAATATCTTATGCTTTTTAAAGattgtactaatatttttttttgtcaaatgcGAAccgtctattttattataattgattaaagtAAATTACATTAGTGATtagatatatttgaaaatttcgataaaacaaaaattctataaaaaattaacacatatttataaCGGTATTCCAAAAACATctctccctctctctctctctctctctctctctctgtttataaaatatttcctttcgttttacattatataactatttttaatactcgGCGGAACCAAATTAATTcacttttgaaatattaacataaattaaagggaaatattagattttttgtatGAACAACCACCCGCCGAGACAACAGTTTTAACTTGTTTTATGTTGAGTAAATcgtatgtaaaaaatactttcaatcgtaataattttgaaattttccaaaatactattttttaaatattgatatcagtaagattttttgttttaaaatcgttCATTTTCGTTGATCGCAGGTGACCAAAGACACGGCCAACTCGCATCTGGAGCAGAAGGCCAAGAGTGTGCAGTCGGAGGAGTCGACCAAGTCGGTGTCGGAATCGGTGGAGAAGCTGGCCAACGGTGGCGTGAAAAAGAAGACGGTAATGTCCTCGTCGCAACAGTTCTCGTCCGAGGAATCCTTTGAGGAGAGCTGGTCGTCCTCCGGGCCTGTCATTACCACCACCGTGCCCAAGCAAatcgaacaataatatattattatattttattatcatctacgtatttcaataataattaacgacgATGATTTACGGTACGATACCGCGTGCGAcgatgtaatattgtattatattgcattataatattataatatggtgatgATAAATAGATCACGCGGATAAATCTGACGGTCAATAATGTTGCATTTATCATTGTTATACatgtactgtattataatataatattacatacgtaCGCGTGGGGTATACTGCTTGTCATTATATTATCTCTAACTGtctatacacaatattaaaatgttaatgtaataatatgtaattttttttcgattgttTTCAACGcacacaataattttaaccggacattatacaatatattattataatattatactagtgtcatttaatataagtacagatttgatttttgtatattatattgtggaaCCTCAccttagaatatatatattataatgattaatcgATTTCAGCTGCACGTTAGTACCATCCGATCGATTCCATATTAAttcggtacctatattaatttacgTGATGACCCAGGTTTAACTATTGATATTACGTCAcagttttatatcattattgctATAATCgggttttttataaatagcaatccacaatttaaaattaacaaaaaaagaatcGTTCGAtttacatgtaaaatattataaaatgatctTGAAACAACGGTCGTTTTATttgaagtacctatctataagcAGATTATGTTAAAGTTTGGATATGACAGAACGTGGCAAACAAGGATACCTACGTCATTTATGATGTACTAGCACCACGGTCTACCGTCTACGATAATGACAATCAACTGTCCCACTATTTTACGtttttacatcaaaatgtttGTGTAAGATAAACAAGTTGAGAAAGCTCATTCTGCGAGTTTCCTAAATTTCCGgtttctaaacatattttaatacaacgcaACGTGATTccatgtacaatttaaaaacaatatctatTAACAATCGTAACTATATATGCACTGATAACTAACGGACGGACAGATACAATGAGGATATAAGGTGCCCTAaacttatttttagaatatattttataatacaatacattttgtttacgGGAATAAAACCAAATTCATTACAAGCATTGTTGACAAATTTAGATTGTTTTGTAGAAGATATAGGTAGTGCGCGCTTTAtaagaacagtttttttttttaaatcgtgtaAACTGATTGATCTGGAGCAGGTTATATATTATCACCATCAccctgctataatattatacatataactgGTAAGTAGCAGTCGtacacttttatagttttattattacatttcagtCGTCGTCACTGCGCTTTAAATTCCTCGTCGTCCACAGCTcacgtataatatatgcatCGCGGTACAAACCACACGTCATATtacgattatatttatatatatcatagtgtaatattattatgaaggttGGCACGCATTTTGTGTGTCAATAGTCCATGTCGAATAGGAATATAGgtttataggtactatgtgTATACGAGGGTCGaatagtaaataacaataacagcatgtgtacctatattatattattattgtaacgacggacaaaatattataactgtaccCACGCACATGCGAGCCTATATCGTCCTAGCTCACGTAAGACATTCCAAGTCAAAATATTAGCTCTCCGAATTatggataggtacctataataaaatcggagtatattaaaaaataaaatcaaagatGTCTATGGCAACGGACGCATAGATGTATATGACCGGTtcggcaatattataatatataatgtattaattccACTTAGTCGAAATatgcaaacaaataataatttaagtttctaGAAAGTTTATCCTTAGAATGCATTTCGATACTTGCCGTATGTAATAACTTACAAGTATAGTTCCAAGATTTTGCATGAGCGTGtacgatattatgttattgggCTTCTGAAGCCATCATGCAGTGCGTGGCGTTTGATGCCATAGTGTCgagtttatctagataaaaactaCCTAATTCTTAtatcatcatcataatttatattatagataaacaaGGGATGCATCTAAAATTAAGTATTCCCCAtctaaataaactaatttatgtttttctctaattatctttaattttgattatctaaatcattatatattattttcattttgaaaaagaaattaGCATCCACTGctacaatgtacctactacaataggtacataattaaactgttttttttttaaggtacgGATAACTTTAGAAACTTATTAGAGGTGGGATGTGGaaagcaaaatattaatttattaatcattataatataggcagttatgatataaatattatattacctatattaattacgtacgttaattaatttgaatgctaaaaaaaattaagtacatttaaatttttttataatataacaaatatagacAATAGATATGCGTTAAAAAAAGTACACTTCTTATTGGTtttgcataatatgttttaaaatatgaaatttatataagagtcgatacctatattatttttgattttttcttaaTGAAGTTATTTTTAGTCAGTTATTACTGTGAGGGAGGACATGGTTTGGAACACATGTATATGTGGCGAgtatttgtcactaaaaatccGGGTGCAGGTCATTCATTAGggagcaaaaaaaaacattagaatACAAAGGCTATGTAaccatttgtaaataattatactcatatttaggcatacagaatattaaaaaaacgtgCTAGGTAAATCATTCCAAAACAtgcacatatatttttataaatacaattttaaaaagcgAGTAACTGCCGCTCtcctgtatagtatattaaaagtgGGTCaatatataatggattgtattaaacttgaattcaatgatataggtaataatatcattgtataagaaaaacgattctgagcggagacggtttgttagtctagatattttatattgttattatttaatatttattatagcctgtaagtttaaattgatattatcataacattataattttttattcgttactacggtgataaacaaaacgttagaaattaaaattttaagcggctttcgtaatttgtcggtgatTTTTcgtgtggcattaaataactattaagaaagtCGAAAAAAGACCTTTTTAAAATACCATCTtggtccaatttgctaaaagataaaggtactatatgttgagatcgaagcacttcttctggttgaaattttgtatacaggataaaaaaaaaaaaaagaaaataataaacaccattgtaaaaccacaagtttcctcgctccgctcagaatctaaaataaacaatcgttatttgttgattaattcCTAGTTacataattagttaataaaaatagagaaataaaacatatattgccattataaatgttaaaaatctataataaataataaaatcgaacgTGTCCTGACTGATTGACTGACTAATCAACATTGTGCCGTTAGGTATGGTAGCTAGGGATTTTCGTACCACCATGTGCACTAAGAAAGGTCTTACCAAGAGGTGCTCATACAAGGATTTTAAAATTCACGATggatatagacatttttattgtttatagaaGATTGCCACTggatatatatagaaaaaaatttttattaatattggataTAATTTCACTATGTATTCGGTATTTGGTCGACTATATTTTTTACCAGCACGGTAATTTGCAAAATTATAATCGCATATTTGTTTATCTCTGCT
This genomic window contains:
- the LOC100162370 gene encoding uncharacterized protein LOC100162370 (The RefSeq protein aligns at 71% coverage compared to this genomic sequence), with amino-acid sequence MEVQTVEKKPNTGKQTVTATEETSSVAERTKEVTKDTANSHLEQKAKSVQSEESTKSVSESVEKLANGGVKKKTVMSSSQQFSSEESFEESWSSSGPVITTTVPKQIEQ